In Apium graveolens cultivar Ventura unplaced genomic scaffold, ASM990537v1 ctg720, whole genome shotgun sequence, the genomic stretch ACAATGAAGTAAacatttaataattttaaaaaacaGTTTGGGAATATGATATATTTGTTGCACCTAGGACTGATGATTTATATTTTTCCTTCAGATAGCAAGGTTTTCCGTCTATGTAGTAGCCATATGATCATATCTGATATCCCCTAACTTCTTTCTGTTTAACCTTTTTTCCCTTTGAATAATACTCTGACATTGCAACTTCTCTAGCATCAAACCTTAACAAGTAACGAACACACATCATATGCTGCTCGTCTTTAATTGTATACGATGAATATGTTTATGTAGCCTGTTTATGGGATCACCTTCACAATTATATTTATTATACTTTTGTTGTGTTCGTGTAGTCAACAGTGATGTAACTCCCCCAAAACCAAGTGGTGATTTTGGAATTGGAGTGGATCAACTATCATCATTAACGAGGGATAGTGATAGTCCTGCTCTACAAAAATATGGAGGGGCAAGTctctaaatattttataataGTTGCAGATCCTATCCACCTTGTCGTATTTTGTTTCATTAAATAAAGTTCTTCTTTTTCTTAGTAAAATATTGAATTATATACCAATTATTCTTTCATTCAGGTTGACGGGTTGTCTAAGATGTTAAACACACATCTTGATAAGGGGATAATAGCAGATGACGATGAATTATCAAAACGGAGGAGTACTTTTGGATCAAATACATATCCAGTAAAGAAAGGAAAGAGTTTTTGGGTATTGTGGAATTTTTGTGTGTTAGATACTTACTATGTTAAGATTGCACTCTCTTTCTAAAATTTACTCATATTTTGGGTCATGTTTTTGTAGAGGTTTCTTTGGGAATCTTGGCAAGATTTAACATTGATTATCTTAGTAATAGCTGCAATAGCATCATTGGTACTAGGAATAAAGACAGAGGTGAGTTTGGAAATGTATTAATTGATTGGATATGTCCATCAATTATAATTTGTTGCTGCTATAAGCATTATTCGAAAAATTGTTATTTCTGAAGCTCCTACCTGCCCCTCTTGTCTTTTTTACATACATATTTGAAGGCTCTGCTATGTTATCTGATGTGCACACACTTGACTCATGCATGGATGTATATAAATATAGACATATATGTTtatgaacaaaattcaagaatgaTGGATCAAAGTTATTGGTTTTTTGGTCCTTAAATGTATGTTCTTGCTTTTCTGAAAATTTGTCTTCACCCTTTGTACTGTTCAGGAACCTATCACATATGTTTGTGAATTTTCTGGCCCTTGTAGGGCTAAATTCTATTTCATTAAAGTTGTTTCTTCTTTATTCTTCTAGGGGATAAAAGAAGGGTGGTATGATGGAGGAAGCATTTCATTTGCTGTTCTTCTTGTTATATTTGTTACAGGTATTACTAATCTGCATTATTGGTTTTCTCATTTATATATGcagctgaaaaatgaaatttagGTGCACAATGGATGTAATAACTGTTAGAATAGATTGGCTTCTGCAACTTTTGGAACATTTTAATTCCTGCTCTTGTTCTTCTGTGGAATCTGACGTCGATTTTGCCTGACTTGAACAACTGTACTTCTGAAAATCCttttgttaaaaataatatttttttataggGCGTAAAAGAAAACCTTGAAATGCTGGGACATGAGGATACATAACTAAAAATCACTCCCCAATGGTTCCATAATACTGAAATtttggtgtttatatgttatacACATTAATATATTTCGCTTCCTCATGGGTTTCTGAAGTGTATGCTTTGCCATTAGGTGTGTTCTCCTTCTGCAGATCAGTTGTTCATGTTTAGTCTGAACAAAAATGATAATGATCTATGCTCCCTTGATAAGCCAAAGAGTGACAGCGATTGACCTGGCTATATCTTGACCACCATCATGAACcccaattttttttcttttgctaAATCGCATGAACCCCAAATTAAATGTATGAGTCCAATATTGGCCAGTCACCTGATTTTTGTTTTACATATGGCTTGTGTCATTCGGTTGTGTACATCCTTACTGGAACAAAAAAATTCAatttgaaatcttgatgtttcTACTACCTTACCTTCATGCTTTTAATATTGTGAATTTTCATTTTTTAACCGTAATAGACATATTACTAAAAATATGGTTTTTCTTGATTGTAGCCTCTTGTAGAAAACGATGACTTGGCTGCACAAGCACATATGTGTACTGATATTTCTTTTTGTTTTATTCATATAACAGCAACCAGTGATTATCGACAATCCCTCCAGTTTCAAAATTTAAACGAGCAAAAGCGAAATATACATGTGGAGGTAGGGATAGACATCGCATAGAACTTTCGTAGAAATCCCTCACCCCTTCCATCTATTTCTCTTCATCAACGTTGTTTTAAATTCTTTGTTAATGTTGACCTGAAATCCTACATTTGTTGCAGGTTATTAGAGGAGGTAGAAGGGAGAAGATTTCAATTTATGAGCTTGTAGTTGGTGATGTTTTACCTCTTAGTATAGGTGACCAGGTGAGTATATTTGTAAGATTGATCTTTAGCTTCACTATTAAATTGTTAACATGTTTCTTTGGCTTCCTGAGCAGGTTCCTGCCGATGGCATCCTAATAAATAGCCATTCATTAGCTATTGATGAATCTAGCATGACTGGTGAAAGCAAGATTGTAAGCTAATAGACCTTCTTGTTCAGTTTAATTTAATATGTTGATCATTTTAATAATGTTGAGTGTATCTTCTAAAGTATAATTTCAATGTGTAGGTCCAAAAGGATCTAAAAAAACCATTTTTAATGTCTGGTTGCAAGGTAGCCGATGGTACTGGAACAATGCTGGTAAATCATTTAATTCTTTTTTTGGTTCTCACGTAATTAATTTCTTTATCATTAGTAATTTTATTCATTATAATTTTGAATATATTACAAGGACAGCAAGACTACTTCATCTGGATAATTAAGATGTCTATGCTTTTTTGTCAGTTAAGTCTTTACTGAAGATAAAACAAAGCCTTTTCTTATCAATGTTAAAAACTCATCTGCAAATATTAGTCAACTAAACAGAAAGGTTTAGTCGTGTGGAACTTTCTTTGAACAGATATAATATCCATAGTCCATTCCTATAACACTTGCCTGTTAGGTGCGCAATTTAGAGAGTATGAGGACATGGTTCTTAGTCAGCTTGTTATTGTTTAAGCACTTCCCTTCCTGTATTCAATCAACGCACACTTAAATGACTGACTCATTTGGTGGTTCTTAGGCGACTTACCTAAATCTTATTGGCTGTACTTGCACATAATATGATGTCATAGATTGATGAAACTATTGATGACATCTTTTTGTTTTATATTGTTTTGGTAAAGATCAATCACAGAAATTTAAATGCTCACTGATACATTCCTCTACTGAGGCCTTAAACCTCAACCTCTTTGTACCAAGAGGTGAGGGGTAACCGCTAGGATGACTTGCAGAGCTATTGACCTCTTCCTTGGTACTGATGTCTGAGGAGTCAATAGCTCCTGTTTGTGCATCCTTCGAACATCCTATTGTTTCTAGTTTTCTTGTAACCTTTACCTATTCATGTAAAAAGCTAACAAACTGTATATGATGCTGTACAAAAAGATAATCACCGAGTAAAGTAGGACTCTAGTATGTTTAATCGCCGGATGTATAAATATTCCCAATGTCATTTCTAGGTTTATCTTTTTTTGCATCTTTCTAATAAGCTATGCACTTCTTGCAATAATTAGCAAGTGCTGTCACTCCTTTACTTAGGTTACTGGTGTTGGACTCAACACTGAGTGGGGACTTCTAATGGCGAGTATTTCAGAGGATAATGGTGAAGAAACTCCCTTGCAGGTGTTCTTCTGCGACTATAATACTATTTACCAATTTAATGGTCATCCATTTCTACTTCCATCAAAGTCTATAAATAATAATCTTTGACTGACAGGTACGCTTGAATGGTATTGCAACTTTCATAGGCATTGTGGGACTTACAGTAGCTCTGGCTGTACTTGTTATACTCTTAACCAGGTAACTTCATGACTTGCTGAATAAAACAAATTCGTTAGATTTGCAACCTAGCTGGTTACTCACAGTTGCAATTGTTGTAATGTTTTTTCAAGATATTTTACTGGAAATACAAAAAATGCTGATGGATCTATTCAGTTTCAAAGTGGGAAGACAAGTGTTAGCAAAGCAGTAAATGGAGTTATTAAAATTGTCACTGATGCAGTAAGTGCTGTTTTACCGTGTAAATCACTCTATGCATAAAGATTCTTAACCAACTTCATTGTTATTTAGGTCActattgttgttgttgctgttccGGAAGGGCTTCCATTGGCTGTTACATTAACGTCAGTATGATTCTGTTGTTTGCGAATCCTAGCATCCACTTCTTTACTATTTTCCAGTATCGCTTAAATATTTAATGTCTTAAATGGCAGTCTGGCGTACTCGATGAAGAAAATGATGGCAGACAAAGCTTTGGCAAGTTACTTTTTCTCTGTTCAACAACTGTAGTTTTTATAAGTTCGACCAAGATAATAATCTGCGGTTCATCGAAGTCATGTAGTATGATTGTAACAGAAATTAGTATGCAGGTGCGCAGGCTTTCAGCTTGTGAAACTATGGGTTCTGCAACAACAATATGCAGCGATAAAACTGGAACTTTGACTTTGAATCAGGTTAAAGTTTTGCATTCTTAGGTTTATTATCTTCTAGGAATTGATATTTCTCTCCAGTTATAGCTTGATATTGGTGTCTGAATATAGGCTCTTTGAAAATCTGAAGCATACAACAGAATGCATATGCATGCTGATAGGGAATTTAAATGATTCAGCACATTATGATAACAAAGTGTCAGTGCCATGAAAGTGTTACATTTAACGCCAGACACGCTTTCCCACATGGGACATAAAAGGGATCTTCGTTTCTATACAGGAGGCAACTTTCTTACTACACAAGAGCCGAAAATTGCAACTATTTATCTATGAAAATATTTAATGATTTCCACATTAAAAATCCAGTTTTATGACGGATATGTGGGAAGAAAATAAGTTAGGGTAGAAAAGTGGCACCGACTTCTCTGCTCTGGCACCTTGCATAATGCAGTGGTCACTTGTATCCTGAATTTTATTATTTATGTGTATGACTTTATCGATAAGTTCGGTGATTGACTTGATCTCACCATACAGATGACCGTTGTTGAGACTTATATTGGGAGAAAGAAAATAAGTCCACCTGAAGATTACTCAGAGTTGCAAACAGAGGTTTCTTCTCTACTTCACGAGGGTATTGCAATGAATACTACTGGAAGTGTATTTTCCTCCAAGGTATTTCCTGGGTTTGTGTATAGCACCTTCATTTTTCATCACTTGATTATCTTTTGCGTTGCACTACCTACACTAAAGTATCTTTTGGATGTTTTGATTAAAAAACTACCTGGAATCTGTGTTTGACAATGTTACATCTGATAGGATGGTAAAAGTACTGAGGTTTCCGGATCTCCAACAGAAAAGGCCATTCTTCATTGGGCTGTCAAGGTACTGATGCTATTTTTTAATCTGTCTTTTTCAATAATTATAACTAATTGAGATTCCCCCAACCccaaacaaaagaaaaaggaaagaaTAAACATTAAATTGATGGTGAACCGATGTAGATGCTGAATAATGCCATGTCCTTACTTTTTGCAGTCTGGAATGGAATTTGACAGTGTCAAATCAGAATGTACAGTCTTGCATGTCTCTCCTTTCAATTCCACAAAAAAACGAGGTGGTGTTGCACTACAACGGGTAATCGATTGAAATACATGTTGTTTCTATAGTTATAATTACTGATCAATCGTATCGTCTGAATATTTCTTGCCAAGGAGACTACGTTAAAAATTTCTGATGGTTTTTCTTTTTGCCAAGTCAAAATTTCTGATGTTTCTTTATATTTAGTATGTCCGAGGCTTCAGACCAGTAAAATGATTTCTTTTCGATATTATAGCAGACAGATTCACAAGTTCATATACATTGGAAAGGAGCAGCAGAAATAATTCTAGGCTGTTGCAAAAAATATCTTAACTCAGATGGTTCCGTGCAACCAATTGACAATGAAGTGGTCAGTAATTGCATATCTTTTTTAGCTAAATAGTTATTGCATATTTTAATGGTTCAGATTAACAAATTTGCGAACGAAGTTAATAGAAGTCAAGAAATTTCCGTGGCTGTTTATATATTAACATAGAAGCTGACTACAACTGTAAATTTAATTTTATAAGAGTCGATTTTCATTCATGATGTCCACAATTTACTGTTATAGGGATTTTATAAGAATGCTATTGAAGATATGGCTGCAAAAAGTTTGCGATGTGTTGCCATTGCATATAAGAAGTGCGAAATAGACCAAATCCCAAACAATGAAGAGAACATGGCAGAATGGGATTTACCCGAAGATGACCTTGTGTTGGTTGCTATTGTTGGTATAAAGGTACTATCTCGATCTGGACTGGTGTTATGGTTGTTTTCTGTTCCGTCTCTCCGTTTCTTAGTAGCATCAAGTGAAACTTACTTTCCAATGTCAAAATATTTCTAGACCTTTGCAAATTCTGAGGATTGTGAATGCACTTTCCTTCAGCAAATGTTCTTATGTGACCTTCAGTATCTTAAATTGCCATGTTTTCAAATACATGAACAGGATCCTTGCCGCCCAGGTGTCAAAGATGCAGTAAAACTATGCAGTGATGCTGGGGTGAAGGTAAACAAAATGCATTTAAACTAGATACGTATTGTAATTCAGACCGTGTTATCATGTGATGATAGGTCAAATAGTTTGTAGTACCGTTCATTAACTTGAGCATATATTTTGTCTAAATTTTAGCTACTATAAATGACAAATGACAGTGTCCAACTTGTAAGTAACCAGTTGCACTAAAAACTTAAGGTGTCAGAGGAAGGCCCTAACACACACTCCCCCTCAATGGTACGATACTTTTCGTAGCGATTGACCTGACAACATTCATTAACCAATTCCAATACCAATACAAATAATTAAATTGAACAAATGTGGTTGGGAGGACTCAAATCCGAGAGCACTCCCTAGACCGAGCTCTAATACCATATTAAGTAACCGATCGAACTAAAATCTTAAGGTGTCAGAGGAAGGCCTTAACATAATCTTATACTCACTTAGATGAGATACGCAAAGGGCGCAAAGTGCATATATAATTCGTATAATCTTATTACTATACACTATTCGATGCTATGTAAGATTTTCTCCTACTTATATAAGATCAGTCATGCTGGCATATTCGTGTTCATGAGTTAAATGCTGCATAGCCTCTCCAGGGAGAGGTTAAGCAATGGTATTACCCCCTCACTTTGCAATTAGTCTGTCCTTACTAATGTGGAATTGTTTTTCAAATATGCGCCAAGGACACATAAAAGCTAGGACTAAGCAAATAAGTACCTCGGAGTTTTCCCTCCGAGTTATATATACATGTTGCACGTACTGAAACAGGGTGAAGAAGTATAGATAATTTGAGTCCTTGACTTGATTGCTAGCCTTGAGTATAAGTAGGTTGCAAACATAAAGATATGTTGGAATGGATTATTGTTAATCAGTTCATTCTCCCCATTACTTTAGGTACGCATGGTCACTGGAGATAATATTCAAACAGCGAAAGCAATTGCTTTGGAATGTGGAATACTAGCTTCAGATGCAGATGCTAGCGAACAAATTATTGAAGGCAAAACATTCCGTGAATTATCTGAACAAAAAAGAGAAAAGGCTGCACTAAGAATTTCGGTGCGAACCATTTTTCCATTTATCTTTGCTATATATTATGATTACATAAGCTCTGCCTACAAATTTACCAATTAAGCTCCAATGCACAACTTATACACAAGATGTACTACACTTTCAATGCACTGGTAGAGCTTCATTGGTGAAGTTTGGAGCTTATCTATCAATAACCTAATATAGCAGCATGCCTTGGGAGAATTTGTTAAATGGTTGCATGACTATTTATAGGTTATGGGAAGATCTTCTCCAACCGACAAGCTTTTACTTGTTCAAACCCTACGCAAACTTGGGGAAGTAGTTGCTGTGACAGGCGATGGAACTAACGATGCTCCTGCACTTCATGAGGTTCGGCTCTATATCTGCGGCTGTTCCAAATGTCACTCTAGACTCTCAAATTTGCTTTTACTTGAGATTAGTAAATAATATTTGGTTTAATTGAAGATAAATGCATCATACTGACTCTGTTTAGTTCTTGATGTTTCTCATGCAATATTTTTTCCTCTCCCTTTAAAAGAAAAATTATGTAAAATGTTACTTTTGGTTTTTGCAAGCGCTGTGATGTTCCATGTGCCATCTTGCAACCATTGAAACACTCGCAAGACTAAGAAGAAAATACATCTTTTTAATTAGTGCTTCATATGATTACTCAGTTACATGCCTGACTCATAAAAGACTCGCGATTCTTATTTTCCTTTGTGTGTTAATTATTGCTAACTGTCAGATGTTGATGAGATTGTAATTCTGTTAAATGTTTTCAAAGTAGGTGTATAGGGAAAGCTATATGCCTTTCACTATTGCTATTGTTTGAAATGATTTTGAATGCTTTACTTATAAATTTCTATCTGCAGATCTATGATATCCGATTGTGTTGTTTGTGGTATTTTTATAAGTTCAATGTtgttgattaattatttattacctAATCTTTATAGGCTGACATAGGGCTTGCTATGGGCATCCAAGGAACTGAAGTTGCAAAAGAAAGTTCAGACATTATAATTTTGGATGATAATTTTGCCTCAGTAGTAAAGGTTAGTGCCGGTCTACCTCTTACTCTTTAAGAAAATTTGGAATGCTTCTTAATTTATGAACCTGTTAATGTAATTCCACATCAACCGGAACATTTGATCGCTTGACCTCTAATAAAATAGAGTCGAGTGGTACCGTTGTTGATTGTACCACGTAAGCTTGCAGCTACCAGTTCTTAGATATTTATCTAATCTGATATTCAACATTTAAAGAAAGGCAACTATTAAACAAAATATTTGCAGAGGATTAATTAGGTGTGCCACAAAAGTAGGAGTATTTTGTAAGCATTACACTTAGATATCTTAGTAGAAGCGAACAGTCATTTGGCAAAGGTGCAAGGGAAGAAGTCTTGTTGTCACATGCTTAATGTATACTGATTCTTATTTATCATGTCTTATCGTCACATGCTTAATGTATAACGATTCTTATGTATCATGTAGGTTGTTCGCTGGGGTCGATCTGTTTATGCAAATATTCAGAAATTTATCCAGTTCCAGCTTACTGTAAATGTTGCAGCTCTTGTAATTAATGTTGTTGCAGCAATCTCATCTGGGGATGTACCCCTTACTACAGTGCAGGTTTGGTTCTCTTTTTGTGAAATTTACCACCTTTGCAATTCGGTTTGCTTAAAAATTTCTCTGAAGAGCCCTCTAAAACAggaaattaagaaaataaattattaaatattatgaaatttgaaaatgtttatatttttttcttattttgGAATATTAGCTTCATTTATGTTTTGCTTTCAGCTTCTTTGGGTCAATCTCATTATGGATACTCTGGGAGCACTTGCGTTGGCCACTGAACCACCGACAGACCATCTTATGCATAGGCCGCCTATTGGCCGAAAGTAAGTATTCTAAAAGCcggattttttttattttttttttatgaGTCACTGGTTTGTAATTTGAGACATGCAGTAGATGTCTCCTGTTTTGGTATGAAATACAAGGTATGTTATCATGTGAACGATCACTGCTGTAAAAACTAAAAATTCCTTATTATGTTAATCTTGTCCTAACAATCTCTGCTTCCAAGAGTTGGGGTAAACACTCTGCTTAAAAATTAGAAGTTCATGAAAAGGGAAGAAGGAAGATGAAGTTAAGCTTCATATATCTTGAAAAGAGACGTTAGTGATATTGATTTAATCTGATATAGCCAGTTCTGTTTTTGTGGCTGACTCGTAGATAATTTAAAGCATTGTAAACATGTTCTTTTGGGAACTGTGATTTCCTTGACATGTAAAGAACTAATTCCTGATCTGCAgtttgttttctttgatttgatGTGCAGATGAGTTAGAATGAGAAAAGTGTTGAAATGTCATGTtcattttactcagaatgcaagTCATAATGTTTGATGGCTTGACTTTATATATTCATGTGTTCCTATTCAAAGTACTCAATGCATACAGTACATCGGACTAGGATTTGTACCGTTTCAATATATGATGGTATTGGTAGTGATCatcagttaattataataaaacaGTATCTGATTTTGGTTGTATATCCTCAGGGAGCCCCTGGTTACAAATATCATGTGGAGAAACGTGATTATACAGGTCCGTATAGTATGACTATGAATCTATGATACTAATTTTTAAGTATATTCTTTGCTATGACTTGTACCATCCCCGTCtgtttaaataattttaattggtTATGTTGTTGCAGGCTATATATCAAATTATGATACTTCTCGTATTCCAATTTCATGGAGAGAGTATTCTTAACTTAAAGGATGATGGAACAGGACATGCAAAGAGGGTGAAGAACACCTTGATATTCAACGGATTTGTCTTCTGTCAGGTAGGTATTGCAGCTAACCATGAAGCAGAAGTGAATAGGAGTGTAGGAGAATGTTAAAAATGAACATTAGTAATAAATCCATCACCTTACAGATATTCAATGAGTTCAATGCGCGAAAACCAGATGAACTGAATGTCTTTACTAGAGTGTTGAAAAACCGCCTTTTTGTTGGCATAGTGGGAGCAACATTTGTACTTCAGGTAAGAGGTCATATATCATTGTTCCTAGTTAAGGTTTGATTTAATAGCGCTATTATCTAACAAAGGTT encodes the following:
- the LOC141703933 gene encoding calcium-transporting ATPase 9, plasma membrane-type-like isoform X2, which gives rise to MTSANMDDVLSPSGLDVESGPSHAASVLHPRHSNNTFGDEDDEEFDDPFDIAHTKHAPLHHLRRWRQAALVLNAFRRFRYTLDLQSQEAREKRRGLIRAHAQVIRAALLFKLAGEQAIVNSDVTPPKPSGDFGIGVDQLSSLTRDSDSPALQKYGGVDGLSKMLNTHLDKGIIADDDELSKRRSTFGSNTYPVKKGKSFWRFLWESWQDLTLIILVIAAIASLVLGIKTEGIKEGWYDGGSISFAVLLVIFVTATSDYRQSLQFQNLNEQKRNIHVEVIRGGRREKISIYELVVGDVLPLSIGDQVPADGILINSHSLAIDESSMTGESKIVQKDLKKPFLMSGCKVADGTGTMLVTGVGLNTEWGLLMASISEDNGEETPLQVRLNGIATFIGIVGLTVALAVLVILLTRYFTGNTKNADGSIQFQSGKTSVSKAVNGVIKIVTDAVTIVVVAVPEGLPLAVTLTLAYSMKKMMADKALVRRLSACETMGSATTICSDKTGTLTLNQMTVVETYIGRKKISPPEDYSELQTEVSSLLHEGIAMNTTGSVFSSKDGKSTEVSGSPTEKAILHWAVKSGMEFDSVKSECTVLHVSPFNSTKKRGGVALQRTDSQVHIHWKGAAEIILGCCKKYLNSDGSVQPIDNEVGFYKNAIEDMAAKSLRCVAIAYKKCEIDQIPNNEENMAEWDLPEDDLVLVAIVGIKDPCRPGVKDAVKLCSDAGVKVRMVTGDNIQTAKAIALECGILASDADASEQIIEGKTFRELSEQKREKAALRISVMGRSSPTDKLLLVQTLRKLGEVVAVTGDGTNDAPALHEADIGLAMGIQGTEVAKESSDIIILDDNFASVVKVVRWGRSVYANIQKFIQFQLTVNVAALVINVVAAISSGDVPLTTVQLLWVNLIMDTLGALALATEPPTDHLMHRPPIGRKEPLVTNIMWRNVIIQAIYQIMILLVFQFHGESILNLKDDGTGHAKRVKNTLIFNGFVFCQIFNEFNARKPDELNVFTRVLKNRLFVGIVGATFVLQIIIVECLGKFTDTVKLDYNQWLLSLAMGIFSWPLAVIGKFIPVPKTPLGKVFSKPYRRLVGSRKAYTPMA
- the LOC141703933 gene encoding calcium-transporting ATPase 9, plasma membrane-type-like isoform X1; this translates as MTSANMDDVLSPSGLDVESGPSHAASVLHPRHSNNTFGDEDDEEFDDPFDIAHTKHAPLHHLRRWRQAALVLNAFRRFRYTLDLQSQEAREKRRGLIRAHAQVIRAALLFKLAGEQAIVNSDVTPPKPSGDFGIGVDQLSSLTRDSDSPALQKYGGVDGLSKMLNTHLDKGIIADDDELSKRRSTFGSNTYPVKKGKSFWRFLWESWQDLTLIILVIAAIASLVLGIKTEGIKEGWYDGGSISFAVLLVIFVTATSDYRQSLQFQNLNEQKRNIHVEVIRGGRREKISIYELVVGDVLPLSIGDQVPADGILINSHSLAIDESSMTGESKIVQKDLKKPFLMSGCKVADGTGTMLVTGVGLNTEWGLLMASISEDNGEETPLQVRLNGIATFIGIVGLTVALAVLVILLTRYFTGNTKNADGSIQFQSGKTSVSKAVNGVIKIVTDAVTIVVVAVPEGLPLAVTLTLAYSMKKMMADKALVRRLSACETMGSATTICSDKTGTLTLNQMTVVETYIGRKKISPPEDYSELQTEVSSLLHEGIAMNTTGSVFSSKDGKSTEVSGSPTEKAILHWAVKSGMEFDSVKSECTVLHVSPFNSTKKRGGVALQRQTDSQVHIHWKGAAEIILGCCKKYLNSDGSVQPIDNEVGFYKNAIEDMAAKSLRCVAIAYKKCEIDQIPNNEENMAEWDLPEDDLVLVAIVGIKDPCRPGVKDAVKLCSDAGVKVRMVTGDNIQTAKAIALECGILASDADASEQIIEGKTFRELSEQKREKAALRISVMGRSSPTDKLLLVQTLRKLGEVVAVTGDGTNDAPALHEADIGLAMGIQGTEVAKESSDIIILDDNFASVVKVVRWGRSVYANIQKFIQFQLTVNVAALVINVVAAISSGDVPLTTVQLLWVNLIMDTLGALALATEPPTDHLMHRPPIGRKEPLVTNIMWRNVIIQAIYQIMILLVFQFHGESILNLKDDGTGHAKRVKNTLIFNGFVFCQIFNEFNARKPDELNVFTRVLKNRLFVGIVGATFVLQIIIVECLGKFTDTVKLDYNQWLLSLAMGIFSWPLAVIGKFIPVPKTPLGKVFSKPYRRLVGSRKAYTPMA